A genomic region of Manihot esculenta cultivar AM560-2 chromosome 15, M.esculenta_v8, whole genome shotgun sequence contains the following coding sequences:
- the LOC110602358 gene encoding cold-responsive protein kinase 1 isoform X1, with protein MLLGVLKVSSSIAQLGAPNWEGQDTNFIGGIGLHSNLVMTCFYSFFRKKRASPPRHSTEVDDVVSSIQNTNLYTYRELRTATENFSPANKIGEGGFGSVYKGRLKDGTAAAIKVLSADSRQGVREFLTEIKLIADVEHENLVKLYGCCVEENNRILVYGYLENNSLAQTLLGGSHSSIQFSWPTRCKICIGVAQGLAFLHEEVQPHIVHRDIKASNILLDRDLMPKISDFGLAKLFPANMTHISTRVAGTAGYLAPEYAIRGQLTRKADIYSFGVLLLEIVCGRSNTNRRLPPEEQYLLERVWQTHVKGELASLVDASLNEDYDAEEACRYLKIGLLCTQDKPKLRPTMSTVVKMLRGEIRVNDTNISSPGLLSEFMGIKRDQGHRDKANLKKSSNTDSAGSSRVANVKNSSNYTESAGSSKLDDSSSSSAMATSYATMTFNSIYDRSS; from the exons ATGTTGCTGGGTGTTCTCAAGGTTTCTTCTTCTATTGCCCAGCTGGGAGCACCA AACTGGGAAG GACAAGATACAAATTTCATTGGAGGTATTGGTTTGCATAGCAACCTGGTGATGACttgtttttattcatttttcagAAAGAAGAGAGCTTCCCCACCTAGACATAGTACAGAAGTTGATGATG TGGTTTCAAGCATTCAGAACACAAACTTGTACACTTACAGAGAATTGCGAACAGCTACTGAAAACTTTAGTCCAGCCAACAAAATTGGAGAGGGAGGTTTTGGTAGTGTATACAAG GGAAGGCTCAAAGATGGCACTGCAGCTGCCATAAAGGTGCTATCAGCTGACTCAAGGCAAGGAGTGCGTGAATTCTTGACAGAAATAAAGTTAATTGCAGATGTAGAGCATGAGAATCTGGTTAAGTTGTATGGTTGTTGTGtggaagaaaataatagaattttggTTTATGGCTATCTTGAGAATAACAGCCTTGCACAAACACTTTTag GTGGAAGCCATAGCAGCATCCAGTTCAGTTGGCCAACAAGGTGTAAGATATGCATAGGTGTAGCTCAGGGGCTTGCATTTCTTCATGAAGAAGTCCAGCCACATATTGTTCATAGAGACATCAAAGCAAGCAATATCCTCCTTGATAGAGACCTCATGCccaaaatttcagattttggtCTAGCTAAGCTTTTCCCAGCCAACATGACCCATATAAGCACACGAGTTGCTGGAACAGC AGGTTATTTGGCACCTGAATATGCTATTCGAGGCCAGTTGACGAGGAAAGCAGATATATACAGTTTCGGCGTTCTACTCCTGGAGATTGTTTGTGGGAGATCCAACACGAACAGACGGTTACCCCCAGAAGAGCAATATCTTCTTGAAAGG GTATGGCAAACGCATGTGAAAGGGGAACTGGCGAGTCTTGTAGACGCATCATTGAATGAGGATTATGATGCAGAAGAGGCGTGCAGATATCTGAAGATTGGTCTACTTTGCACACAAGACAAGCCAAAACTCAGGCCAACTATGTCTACTGTGGTAAAGATGCTAAGGGGTGAGATCAGAGTGAATGACACTAACATATCGAGTCCTGGATTGCTTTCTGAGTTCATGGGTATCAAAAGGGACCAAGGCCACAGAGATAAAGCCAACTTGAAGAAGTCATCTAACACAGATTCTGCTGGTTCGAGCAGGGTGGCTAATGTAAAGAACTCATCTAATTACACAGAATCTGCTGGTTCAAGTAAGCTGGACGATTCATCTTCATCATCAGCAATGGCCACTTCATATGCTACCATGACCTTCAATTCCATATATGACAGAAGCAGTTGA
- the LOC110602358 gene encoding cold-responsive protein kinase 1 isoform X2: MTCFYSFFRKKRASPPRHSTEVDDVVSSIQNTNLYTYRELRTATENFSPANKIGEGGFGSVYKGRLKDGTAAAIKVLSADSRQGVREFLTEIKLIADVEHENLVKLYGCCVEENNRILVYGYLENNSLAQTLLGGSHSSIQFSWPTRCKICIGVAQGLAFLHEEVQPHIVHRDIKASNILLDRDLMPKISDFGLAKLFPANMTHISTRVAGTAGYLAPEYAIRGQLTRKADIYSFGVLLLEIVCGRSNTNRRLPPEEQYLLERVWQTHVKGELASLVDASLNEDYDAEEACRYLKIGLLCTQDKPKLRPTMSTVVKMLRGEIRVNDTNISSPGLLSEFMGIKRDQGHRDKANLKKSSNTDSAGSSRVANVKNSSNYTESAGSSKLDDSSSSSAMATSYATMTFNSIYDRSS, from the exons ATGACttgtttttattcatttttcagAAAGAAGAGAGCTTCCCCACCTAGACATAGTACAGAAGTTGATGATG TGGTTTCAAGCATTCAGAACACAAACTTGTACACTTACAGAGAATTGCGAACAGCTACTGAAAACTTTAGTCCAGCCAACAAAATTGGAGAGGGAGGTTTTGGTAGTGTATACAAG GGAAGGCTCAAAGATGGCACTGCAGCTGCCATAAAGGTGCTATCAGCTGACTCAAGGCAAGGAGTGCGTGAATTCTTGACAGAAATAAAGTTAATTGCAGATGTAGAGCATGAGAATCTGGTTAAGTTGTATGGTTGTTGTGtggaagaaaataatagaattttggTTTATGGCTATCTTGAGAATAACAGCCTTGCACAAACACTTTTag GTGGAAGCCATAGCAGCATCCAGTTCAGTTGGCCAACAAGGTGTAAGATATGCATAGGTGTAGCTCAGGGGCTTGCATTTCTTCATGAAGAAGTCCAGCCACATATTGTTCATAGAGACATCAAAGCAAGCAATATCCTCCTTGATAGAGACCTCATGCccaaaatttcagattttggtCTAGCTAAGCTTTTCCCAGCCAACATGACCCATATAAGCACACGAGTTGCTGGAACAGC AGGTTATTTGGCACCTGAATATGCTATTCGAGGCCAGTTGACGAGGAAAGCAGATATATACAGTTTCGGCGTTCTACTCCTGGAGATTGTTTGTGGGAGATCCAACACGAACAGACGGTTACCCCCAGAAGAGCAATATCTTCTTGAAAGG GTATGGCAAACGCATGTGAAAGGGGAACTGGCGAGTCTTGTAGACGCATCATTGAATGAGGATTATGATGCAGAAGAGGCGTGCAGATATCTGAAGATTGGTCTACTTTGCACACAAGACAAGCCAAAACTCAGGCCAACTATGTCTACTGTGGTAAAGATGCTAAGGGGTGAGATCAGAGTGAATGACACTAACATATCGAGTCCTGGATTGCTTTCTGAGTTCATGGGTATCAAAAGGGACCAAGGCCACAGAGATAAAGCCAACTTGAAGAAGTCATCTAACACAGATTCTGCTGGTTCGAGCAGGGTGGCTAATGTAAAGAACTCATCTAATTACACAGAATCTGCTGGTTCAAGTAAGCTGGACGATTCATCTTCATCATCAGCAATGGCCACTTCATATGCTACCATGACCTTCAATTCCATATATGACAGAAGCAGTTGA